In Phyllopteryx taeniolatus isolate TA_2022b chromosome 5, UOR_Ptae_1.2, whole genome shotgun sequence, the DNA window aggtggcagaaatgaagatgttgaggttctctctcggggtcaccaggttggataaaattagaaatgagttcatcagagggacagctaaggttcgatgttttggagacaaatttagagagagcagacttcgatggtttggacacatcgagaggagaaatagtgagtatattggtagaaggatgatgaggatggagctgccaggcaagagagctagaggaagaccaaagagaaggttgatggatgtcgtgagggaagacatgagggcagttggtgttgagaggaggatgcaggagataggcttacatggaaaaggatgacgcgctgtggcgacccctaaagggaccagccgaaaggaaaagaagaagatagctTACAGCTAATGGAACCCCCAAATttaccatctctagaaactagatTATTAcgtaacaaacaatcaagaaacaatgcaaattatttttattgtagaaattaggcaggaatttgccctctgaaaaatattttcccaagtgtttattgaatctatataatgtatgagaACTGAGTTTTCTACTATATTCTATTTTCTTGAGATGTATCTGTCATGTTGAGTTCCACTGTATTCCAGCGGGAGAATCCGGATCAGCGGACACTGTGCGGGACCCTCGAGGCTTCGCTGTCAAGTTTTACACGGATGAGGGCAACTGGGACCTGACGGGCAAcaacacacccatttttttcatcaagGATGCCATGCTGGTGAGTTTTATCTCGAAAATGTGACTTCAATACAAGAGTTTATTCATGtagaattatgactttattctcttgGAATGACAATTTTAATCTCATAAAATGATGACTATaatctaaaatataaaatgttttatcatgaaaatattcatctttttttcccctcgtttGATAACATCTTTAATCTTTTAGTGTAATTATGCTTTTCTTTCCAGAGAGACCTTAATACTCCTTTGTAATTATAAATAGGGTATTTATAATATCAACCGTCTTTCTCTTTTTccaagatttttctttttaaagagattttggtatatgtattttttttttatctacagATGCGCCTCCtgaaagattattattattattattacgttgttgttgtagtttattAAATTCCGAACATCCCATATAAGCGATATAAAAATTAATATTGCAAAAAAGGAAACCTAGATAATCCTACCCCCTTATTTACCATATTTGTAGTCATCTAAAATATAATAGTCAGTGGTAATATACATTACCCTATAGTGTAAAATTAACTAATTGTCCTGTATTTACaggctaaaataatttttttacattgattcACCACTAACTTATTCTAGCATTTGTATTTGGCTGTTGATCTTGAGGCAGGAGTGCCCactacagaggaaaaaaaagaaatacaatatattGAATATACACACATGCGCTATCATTCTATTCAGCAGTGGAAGACAGGTACTGACCGGTGATGTTTTGCCTCCTCGTGCAGTTCGCCTCCTTCATCCACACGCAGAAGCGCAATCCTCAGACGCACATGAGGGACCCGGACATGATGTGGGACTTCTGGAGCCTGAGGCCCGAGAGTCTCCATCAGGTCAGCGACATGCGGCGTGAGAGGCAAAATAGTTTGATTGAGTGAACATTTATATGCATCACCATGCAGTacagaaaaaattaaaaacgtaTGTTAATATTATCCCATTCTGAAACACTTTGTGCTGCCAATCTGAAAAGCAGTTGGAGAAAGTAAAACCAAtttaaattatacattttaagTTAAATTGTCCATGAAGAGGTGCAAAATGAATTACATACATGCGTGCCTCTTATACTATATGCACAATCTccacatatatacacagtacCCACATAAATACCTATACACATATACTTACACTACATATAAACACATAGTTATTGTATACAAACACTCCCATATCCCCAATTGTTTTTCCATGTttacaaaagtgtgtgtgtgtgtatatatatttattatttttgtcttcatggcagtacaacaaaaaaaaaaaaaaatatatatatatatatatatatatatatatgtatatatgtaaggctttacacgatcaggatttttggggacgatcaccaatccgatcacaagatggagcaatgagTCTATTTACAGGACTTGTTcgtttattgtatatacttgtgtactgtatactgagtatcttcaaaagtattgtctagcattttagacaaaaattaaaacatcaatgacttctagggggcattcaagattggccactgacataaatttaggtcaaatgtacattacaacatgacaaaaataatgggtgctaacttactgtaattaaattagtgtattgtaattaaattactttaacaaatactgttaatgacttgcttactctaactttctcattgtcctggctatatggacggtgttgtccagagtttgtgtccatttggcttttcctttttattgctttttttggtcggggggggggggggggggggggttctctcCATGCTGCGTTCAAGTAACGCAGCATgttcctccttgtgtacattcttcaggtgcccgatcaaatttgttgtgttgaagcatttagatgacgttccccacgacgtacttcagttgtggacaaactgcaaataacttgcgtgttgattgtctgagacaccgcaaaatagtcccacaccgacgacgtgttttttcaccgacaagattgaaaaaaaactttatttgccgtcagatagttacagcaCTACAccacaagacatgtgacaaggctaaaaataaactagcttttggattcatacagcaacgtggagtaaatgtcttttgtggagtcgatcgatgacgtcattgatcggatcggccaattatgacatgaaaaccGATCcaccgatcagcataaaatgctaattatcggccaataccgatcaggtCGGTGTGAAGTCTAATATATATCACCCCTTATCCATACCCTGTGTGGAGCATATGTGTCTTTTAATCTGGTTTGCGTTTGGATATTggtttaattttgaaaataaaagaatgacatgtttttgtctttttacgtGCAGTTGTCCTTCATGTTCAGCGATCGAGGATTGCCGGACGGCTACCGCCACATGAACGGCTACGGCTCGCACACCTTCAAGTTGGTCAATGCCGACGGAGAGCGCGTGTACTGCAAGTTCCACTACAAGGTCACTTAAAGCCTTAAACTCACCCTTACAGGagacattatgcattttttttccacaattcaaAAGTTCCCAGGTCTCTTGaggggtgggcaggcactccagagacccatcTCTTGATATTTAAGccattaagaattttttttttttctttaaacctcCAACACAACCTCATGcaggatgatgatgttgatgatgacaATGGTAATTTGATGTGTTTTAGACAGACCAGGGAATAAAGAATATGCCTGTGGAGGAGGCAGACCGCCTGGCTTCCACCACCCCGGACTACGCCATTGGAGACCTGTTCAACGCCATCGCCAACGGCAACTATCCGTCCTGGACTTTCTACATCCAAGTCATGACCTTTGAGCAGGCCGAGAAGTTCCAGTTCAACCCCTTTGACCTCACAAAGGTACAAAAGTgcttattaaaaaataagaattcatGTGAAAACTTAGTTTAACCATTAGCTGTGCGTTTGGACAAGAGTAGAGCGCAGATCTTCAACAAGGTCTAACGATGCTAATTTGGAGCAGTTCCAAATTGTTTACCTTCTTAGGTACCCACAAAATCATCAGCATCGGTTCTGTGACACTTGTTGACTTCCcagaggaaataatgtaaaatgaattcattttgtCTTTAATCACTCGACAGgccatatttgaacattttaataatcTTTAATGGCCATGCAAGTGTAAAACGAATAtatcatttaataataaaactgaaataaagtaaaactactcacactGCAAAGATGCCAGACGTAGCACGGACAGTAAAATGGCGAGCTTTAATCAGTTCTTAaaggttaaatgcaaatgtattgaacttgaatacaactgaactaaaaaaaaaacaaaaaaaagttcaaatcacTCTCTCCTTCAGGTGTGGTCGCATAAACAATACCCGCTGATCCCTGTGGGCAAAATGGTCCTGAACAGGAACCCGGTCAACTACTTCGCCGAGGTGGAGCAGCTGGCATTCGACCCCAGCAACATGCCACCGGGCATCGAGCCCAGTCCTGACAAGATGCTGCAGGTACAAGCAGCACACATGTACATACACTTGATAATTGGTGGTATCGTGAGCGCTCCCTTTATGTTTGGGAACGCTACATATTATGATAATATAAGGTTAGCTAATCAACTAACAACAATCAGAGTAGTTACGTCAGGATAATTTGGTTAAATAAGAGACTTCTTTGTTGTTTGGAGGTTAGTTTCCCCTCGAGAATCTGCAGTATTACGTGTGGGACGTCATATTATTACCCACAAAGTCAGCGCATTCTGTTCGCAAAATGATATTATGCCAAATACAATCAAAAGTTGTTGTTCAGTCTTAACTGTGGAAGTTAAAACGGTCGGCACAGCTCCAAGCAGCACACGATTGAGTCGTCTTTCCTCGATGACTTTCCCGCATCTGACATAGCGGCGATGCCGACATACGATTCAGCacttatttcagtttatttttgaaaggggacaatgcaatttcataaaacacatgaagtacacatggttaaaaaagccagaattagccagaaggctagttttcatctgtagtcccctggccatgatgtaaaaaagcagtaaaatacatctactcAAAGTGGCCTTTATTGGTCTCATGGCCCACCTGTCTCCACACTCAGGGTCGCCTCTTCTCCTACCCGGACACTCATCGGCACCGACTGGGCGCCAACTACCTGCAAATCCCCGTCAACTGCCCATTCAGAGCCCGTGTGGCCAACTACCAGCGCGACGG includes these proteins:
- the cat gene encoding catalase; the protein is MADSRDKASDQMKIWKQNRASQRPEQLTTGGGHPIGDKLNLQTAGPRGPLLVQDVVFTDEIAHFDRERIPERVVHAKGAGAFGYFEVTHDIRRYCKAKVFEHVGKVTPIAIRFSTVAGESGSADTVRDPRGFAVKFYTDEGNWDLTGNNTPIFFIKDAMLFASFIHTQKRNPQTHMRDPDMMWDFWSLRPESLHQLSFMFSDRGLPDGYRHMNGYGSHTFKLVNADGERVYCKFHYKTDQGIKNMPVEEADRLASTTPDYAIGDLFNAIANGNYPSWTFYIQVMTFEQAEKFQFNPFDLTKVWSHKQYPLIPVGKMVLNRNPVNYFAEVEQLAFDPSNMPPGIEPSPDKMLQGRLFSYPDTHRHRLGANYLQIPVNCPFRARVANYQRDGPMCVLDNQGGAPNYFPNSFSAPDSQPQFVESSFKVSTDVARYNSEDDDNVTQVRAFYTQVLNDKERQRLCQNIAGHLKGAQLFIQKRLVESLKAVHPDYANRVQSLLNKYNTEAQKNAVHVYSRPGASAVTASSKM